A stretch of Patescibacteria group bacterium DNA encodes these proteins:
- the pyk gene encoding pyruvate kinase: protein MNKNIFAKKTKIVATIGPVTENEKTMTALAKAGMDVIRLNFSHGDFVEHGKRVEVARKVSAKLDKPIAILQDLAGPKIRIGEFYKERVHLKKGSMFTLTTKKIVGDETKAFVNYKQLPKEVKKGDFILLDDGKKKLQVLSVHNSEIKCKVIVGGETKGRRGVNVPGVHLRISAITEKDKKDLEFGIKHQVDFIALSFVRQADDIVTLRKILRTRGADISIIAKIETSEAIQNIDSIIEQSDGIMIARGDLAIEVPTQDVPILQKMIIDKCNHAGKPVITATQMLESMIKSPVPTRAEVSDVANSILDGTDAVMLSEETTLGDYPVQAVTVMSDVAIRVEGMHRKKKISGVGNIAKVVDAVSGSVVYVADKTGAKVIVALTESGFTARMISRFKPSQPIVVMSPYERACRKMALSYGCYPVLIKPFKYVGQVTEHVGKFMIKNKLTHKGDKVVIAAGVPFGKVGGTNMLFVHEV, encoded by the coding sequence ATGAACAAAAATATATTCGCCAAGAAAACCAAGATAGTCGCTACGATCGGACCCGTGACCGAGAACGAGAAAACAATGACGGCCCTCGCAAAGGCAGGCATGGATGTGATACGACTTAATTTTTCTCACGGTGATTTTGTTGAGCATGGCAAGCGCGTTGAGGTTGCCAGAAAGGTGTCAGCGAAGCTTGATAAACCGATCGCCATCCTCCAAGATCTCGCGGGTCCGAAGATCCGCATTGGTGAATTCTATAAGGAGCGCGTCCATCTCAAGAAGGGAAGCATGTTTACGCTTACCACGAAAAAGATAGTGGGAGATGAAACGAAGGCGTTCGTGAACTACAAACAATTGCCCAAGGAGGTAAAAAAAGGAGACTTTATTTTACTGGACGACGGAAAGAAGAAACTACAGGTGTTGAGCGTTCACAATAGTGAGATCAAATGCAAAGTGATCGTGGGCGGAGAAACGAAAGGGAGGCGAGGCGTGAACGTGCCCGGGGTTCATTTGCGCATCAGCGCTATTACCGAAAAGGACAAGAAAGACCTTGAATTTGGCATCAAACACCAAGTTGATTTCATTGCGCTTTCTTTCGTGAGACAAGCGGACGATATTGTTACTTTGCGAAAAATATTGCGCACGCGGGGCGCTGACATCAGTATTATTGCCAAAATAGAGACCAGTGAAGCGATACAAAATATTGACAGCATTATTGAACAATCAGACGGCATTATGATCGCGCGTGGCGACTTGGCGATAGAGGTGCCCACTCAAGATGTGCCGATCCTGCAGAAAATGATCATTGATAAATGCAATCACGCGGGGAAACCGGTCATCACCGCGACGCAAATGCTTGAATCCATGATCAAATCTCCCGTGCCGACGCGCGCGGAGGTTTCCGATGTGGCGAATTCAATTCTCGACGGGACCGATGCGGTCATGCTTTCGGAAGAAACCACACTCGGGGACTATCCCGTCCAAGCGGTAACCGTGATGAGCGACGTTGCCATCCGCGTGGAAGGGATGCACCGAAAAAAGAAGATCAGCGGCGTAGGCAACATTGCGAAAGTGGTAGATGCGGTTTCCGGCTCCGTGGTGTATGTAGCAGACAAAACCGGCGCAAAAGTCATTGTCGCTCTTACCGAATCCGGATTTACCGCGCGAATGATCTCGCGATTCAAGCCCAGCCAACCGATTGTCGTCATGAGTCCGTACGAGCGAGCGTGCAGGAAGATGGCATTAAGTTACGGCTGTTATCCCGTCCTAATCAAGCCGTTCAAATATGTGGGACAAGTCACGGAACATGTGGGTAAATTTATGATAAAAAATAAATTAACGCACAAGGGCGACAAGGTGGTCATCGCGGCCGGTGTGCCATTTGGCAAGGTTGGCGGCACGAACATGCTCTTTGTGCACGAAGTCTAG
- a CDS encoding DUF167 domain-containing protein, producing the protein MYVKVRVSACAKKETIKQTSPDHFEISVKEEARQNMANTRVRELIAAHFGAPVSKVRIISGHHSPGKILRVDAVVQK; encoded by the coding sequence ATGTACGTCAAAGTGAGAGTGTCTGCGTGCGCCAAAAAAGAGACGATCAAACAAACGTCCCCGGATCATTTTGAGATAAGCGTGAAAGAGGAGGCGAGGCAAAACATGGCGAACACGAGAGTGCGAGAATTGATCGCGGCGCATTTCGGTGCACCAGTGTCCAAGGTGCGCATCATTAGTGGACACCACAGTCCGGGAAAGATACTCCGCGTTGATGCGGTTGTTCAAAAATAA